GTCGTTCTAATTTTTTGTTTTAACCAATCAGATAAGTTGTCTGGATACTTGACATAAACTTTCGCTTCCGGTTCATAAATAATTTTATATCCTTTTTGCCAAATAGTTTGTGAAATAATCGAGTCTTCAACCAAGGTCTCTTCTGGAATTTTTTCAATGATGGTATTTCGAAAAGCATAGAGATAACCAGAGCAAACAAGATACTCACCCCTTTTTGATTTTTTTTGTCGGAGAAGGTGGGCTGCTGTTGTTAAAAAATGCGACCAATAACCAAAAAGGTTGTTTCTGGAATTAATTGAAATAGGATAACCACTGACTGCCCCAATTTTTTTATCTTTAAAATGTTGTAAGAGTTTTTTTATTGCTCCTTTCTCAATAAAAACATCACCATCAGTTAAAACTAAAATTTCTCCTTTGGCTTCTTTGAAAGCTAAATTAAGAGCCGCTGGCTTACCCCTTCCTTTATCTTTTATATATCTAATTTGTGGATAAGTAATTTGAAAATCCTGAACTATTTCTTCTGTTTCTCTGTCTGGACCGACGACGATTAATTCATAATTTTCTATATTTTCATCAACAATGAGCCGAATAGA
This sequence is a window from Patescibacteria group bacterium. Protein-coding genes within it:
- a CDS encoding glycosyltransferase, with the protein product MVSIVVTTYREKKTLTKSIRLIVDENIENYELIVVGPDRETEEIVQDFQITYPQIRYIKDKGRGKPAALNLAFKEAKGEILVLTDGDVFIEKGAIKKLLQHFKDKKIGAVSGYPISINSRNNLFGYWSHFLTTAAHLLRQKKSKRGEYLVCSGYLYAFRNTIIEKIPEETLVEDSIISQTIWQKGYKIIYEPEAKVYVKYPDNLSDWLKQKIRTTGGYIQKIQNYKLKFKIKKCADFLKK